The Montipora foliosa isolate CH-2021 chromosome 1, ASM3666993v2, whole genome shotgun sequence DNA segment GTGGTATTTCCGTAGAGGCATGTCAGTGCATTGTGCAGAATCCCACAGACAATATACATTTTTCCCACTTGACTTAGACctatttttaaattctttttaaagtctaaaaatttaaaatagttcaCTATCTCCCCGAAAAGCCACTCAACAGAGCTGCGAACAGCACTCATGGAATGGTTATAAGCCTGCATTTGCGGGGTTAAAACTCGATGCCTGTAAGGTGCCTGAAGATGCACCCTAAGGGGGTAGGCTGGATCTCCATAAATACACATAGCCTGTCCAGTGGTTGAAAACGCATGTGTTTGGAGGCTGTCATACAGGTGTGATTCTGCCAGCATTGCTGCATCGTGCATTTTTCCTTctgttgaatgaaaaataaaatgcaGTAAAACATCAAAAAGAGAGCTCAAACATCATTAGTTTACTTTCAAGTCAAAAAAGATTTGAGTGAAAAATGTCGAAAGGACTTATTTAATACTATATTGTGTATCTTAAATTGTCCGGCCCCTAGGAAATGATCGGAAAGTGCCTTACCTACTGGCCCATAGAGGTGTGCAATTAAGCCATTTGGAACCACAACCGACTGATACTTCAACCCATGTACACGCTTGTGCCCATTGTATACCAAGCGCTGGTTTTCTCCTGGTCTAGATATTGGACGAACAGTTCCGTcaacaaaaccaaagcaatttgtaAGTGGTGCTCCTTTGTTAGAAATTACATCAGCGTAGCTTTCGAGCTGGATGGCACTCAAAACGGTTGGATTCCAATCCATGATACGATGCCTGTGGTTTTCATATACCCAATCCATCACAGTATTATTTATCATACAGATTTCTGGGACTGGCCTTCCAAATATCGGGATCATGTCGGAGTAGCGACAAGGGTAGGCAAATCGCTTGAGAAGAATACAAAGGCCCTCAGTTCCATCACATACTGTTCCTTGATCACATTTAAATACAGCAGGAATTTGCAGTGCATCTTCAAGGCGAGTTATGTGATGCTTCTCAACCCTTAAATTGGCTGTACACTCAGCTCTATTTTTGTCCGGCAAAGAAAATGTCGGATATTCTTGGTAAGGAAAATCCAAATTATCTGACTTGCTTTCCTCATAGAGCAGCAAGAATTCTGCATCGGTAATAAAGCCCATTGCATGACTTAAACACAACATTTCTCGAGTTTCCCTGAAAGAAGCCATATCAGTGAATTCGAAAAACTTGTCGCGTCGCTCGCAAAGAACCTTAACTTAAATTTCCCGCCACGAACGCTGTGTTCTCGACCCAGGCTCTCTTCGACGGTCGCGTACTTCAAGGCGTCCGCGTCCCcgtatcttaaagtccctattaatTTGCAAAAACGCCACTGTTTTGATGGAATAAAACAGCTCTTTGATATTGCCGGAATTTTTTTTCCGAGAAAGTAACCAGTTGTTTACACGTCGGTGAGTTCACTTGCTCCGTGGTTGTCATGTCAATATTAAGTTGTTTTTCTCAGAAATGGTGAACATCCGATCATTTGGCCCACGCTCTAGCACGGTAAACCCGTCTCTAAATTCTCTTTTCAAGCTGGGGGCGTCTCAAAGGACTTGTAACATGACCTTTTCGCATGAAATTTAAGGGCCAACATAACAATTTCGATGGGACAAACCCCAGGGACTTTCCCGGGGACTTTTCCCCACAGGTGTGGAGACCAGTAAAAGGCAACACAGTTGCAATATTGCTGCCATTCATTCTCGCAAGTCAAGGTGCAGCGCAACTCTTCCGCTACAGAAAAGAAGCAAAAGGACCACAGCAATTGAAGACGTTTAAACTGCTATTGGTGAGTGCATCGTGAATTTGGTGATAAGAATCAAACACGGTAATTCTCTAACAGCCTAGTATGTTTCTCTCTCGACTTTTAATATCTGTTGTTGACAAAAATACTCTCTGGGTAGTTTGGGCATATCGTCAGCTTTCCAGGATAAACACGATTACACTCGACGGACGTTTCGAGGAAAGTGGAACTACGAGCTGTGTACGCTTGCACTGGCTTGAATAGCTTCATTGTAGCTTGCTTTTGCCGGTTTCACTTGGGCTGAGAAGCAGCCttcgtttatttttctttctcatCAGGGCTAAGTGTCAGTAGTTTGAATAAATTCGTGTGCGGCCGTTGGCTGCGACTTGTAGACTACAAAGCTCGTTAAATTGTCCTCAATGGCCGTCTACTCAGTCATTCAAACGCCATATTGTGTTTCAATACCATGATTCGACCACTCAGTGCTCAAGGTGAATTTCTTCCCGGAGGTACCCCCTAAATCAGCTACGTAAGTATGTTTCTGAAAATTGCGTCTAGCTTTTTACAATTTTGGTCTGAATATAGGTATGTTTCGTTGTATAGCCCGAAACAGGGTATAGATCTTTACCCTTAGTAGAACTGTGGTCTAAAATTAGGTCAAAAGTAGAAGGTTATGCTTTGCAATTTCTTCTGGT contains these protein-coding regions:
- the LOC137980439 gene encoding uncharacterized protein, translated to MASFRETREMLCLSHAMGFITDAEFLLLYEESKSDNLDFPYQEYPTFSLPDKNRAECTANLRVEKHHITRLEDALQIPAVFKCDQGTVCDGTEGLCILLKRFAYPCRYSDMIPIFGRPVPEICMINNTVMDWVYENHRHRIMDWNPTVLSAIQLESYADVISNKGAPLTNCFGFVDGTVRPISRPGENQRLVYNGHKRVHGLKYQSVVVPNGLIAHLYGPVEGKMHDAAMLAESHLYDSLQTHAFSTTGQAMCIYGDPAYPLRVHLQAPYRHRVLTPQMQAYNHSMSAVRSSVEWLFGEIVNYFKFLDFKKNLKIGLSQVGKMYIVCGILHNALTCLYGNTTSQFFDLDPPSLEDYFA